From a region of the Helianthus annuus cultivar XRQ/B chromosome 5, HanXRQr2.0-SUNRISE, whole genome shotgun sequence genome:
- the LOC110940923 gene encoding 5'-adenylylsulfate reductase-like 4, producing the protein MRISRFGFVLLAIFVTLTYADDTPRVSNSVCPLKSIKDSIFASLSPVCPMNSIDYSFGVIEGDEMSLQKALNTVNANAESYAVFLFYASWCPFSVTFRPTLSAMASLYPSVSHFAIEESVVRPSILSKYGVHGFPTLIVLNSTTRVRYHGSRTLDSLVDFYTNVTGITPESIDDTSLGETVHEHEKRNMSGTESCPFSWAQSPVNMLQHETYLTLATVFVVLRLVYLSYPFIVTCARVSWRRRTLNLRFKSLWEHPLLYMNRAIQLFTSLTEPCKRSNLHGAMNAKAKAEWASKSLASVSFGEASTSRDGV; encoded by the exons ATGAGGATTTCGCGATTTGGGTTTGTTTTATTGGCGATTTTTGTTACGCTAACATACGCTGATGACACCCCCAGGGTTTCTAATtctgtttgtcctcttaaatcgATCAAAGATTCAATCTTTGCTTCTCTGTCTCCGGTTTGTCCTATGAATTCGATTGATTATTCTTTCGGTGTTATTGAG GGAGATGAGATGTCGTTGCAAAAGGCGTTAAATACGGTTAACGCGAATGCTGAAAGTTATGCTGTGTTCCTATTTTATGCATCTTGGTGCCCCTTCTCCGTAACGTTTAGACCAACTTTATCGGCTATGGCATCCTTGTATCCTTCGGTTTCTCATTTTGCAATTGAAGAATCCGTCGTAAGACCAAG CATACTTTCAAAGTACGGAGTTCATGGCTTTCCTACTCTCATTGTCTTGAACTCAACAACGCGTGTGCGCTACCATGGGTCCCGGACTCTTGATTCTCTTGTGGATTTTTACACTAACGTTACAG GTATTACACCTGAGTCTATCGATGACACATCACTCGGTGAAACCGTACATGAGCACGAGAAGAGAAATATGAGTGGGACTGAAAGCTGCCCGTTTTCATGGGCCCAGTCCCCTGTAAACATGCTTCAACATGAAACTTACTTAACATTAGCCACCGTTTTTGTGGTTTTAAGGTTGGTTTACTTGAGTTATCCTTTTATCGTGACATGTGCTCGAGTCTCTTGGAGAAGAAGGACCCTAAACTTACGGTTCAAGAGCTTGTGGGAACATCCTTTATTGTACATGAACCGAGCAATACAATTATTCACTTCACTCACCGAGCCTTGCAAAAGAAGCAATCTGCATGGAGCCATGAATGCCAAGGCTAAGGCTGAATGGGCTTCAAAATCATTAGCCTCGGTTTCTTTTGGGGAGGCGAGCACGAGCCGGGATGGAGTTTGA
- the LOC110940921 gene encoding cryptochrome-1 isoform X2 — MTSVVWFRRDLRVEDNPALAAGVRSGKVIAVYVWAPEEEGHYYPGRVSRWWLKQSLSLLDSSLQNLGTSLITKRSTDSVLSLLDVVKSTDPFSLVRDHRAKEILTENGIVVRSFNADLLYEPWEVLDDEGQPFVTFSSFWDRCLRMPYDPQPPQLPPKRIISGDLSRCPSDTIIFENDSERGSNALLARAWSPGWSNANKALTTFINGPLLDYSTNRRKADSATTSFLSPHLHFGEVSVRKVFHQVRTKQILWANEGNTAGEESVNLFLKSIGLREYSRYMSFNHPYSHERPLLGHLKFFPWIVDENYFKAWRQGRTGYPLVDAGMRELWATGWLHDRIRVVVSSFFVKVLQLPWRWGMKYFWDTLLDADLESDALGWQYISGTLPDSREFDRIDNPQIEGYSFDPNGEYVRRWLPELARLPTEWIHHPWDAPEYVLQAAGIELGSNYPLPIVTINAAKSRLQEALTHMWQHEANTRAVLENGTEEGLGDSLEDTLIAFPQDMQMELDQETVRNRTTTPIRHYEDQMVPSLTSSLLRVEEDEDESSSDDRNLAHDNSRAEVPTDAMNRELLREPIQRELGQDFGAQSILPQFNMQIALRNSEDSPAESSSATTSRRERDGGVVPVWSPANSSNSESFVGEDNSYLQRHPQLNWRQLSQTG; from the exons ATGACAAGTGTAGTGTGGTTTAGAAGAGATTTGAGGGTAGAAGATAATCCTGCTTTAGCTGCTGGTGTAAGATCAGGTAAAGTGATAGCAGTATACGTATGGGCACCTGAAGAAGAAGGTCATTATTACCCTGGAAGGGTATCAAGATGGTGGTTAAAACAAAGTTTATCTTTGCTTGATTCTTCCTTGCAGAATCTTGGAACAAGTTTGATCACTAAAAGATCTACTGACAGTGTTTTATCTCTTCTTGATGTCGTCAAGTCCACCG ATCCTTTTTCTCTCGTTAGGGATCACCGAGCAAAGGAGATTTTAACTGAAAATGGGATAGTTGTACGCTCGTTTAACGCAGATTTGTTATATGAACCGTGGGAAGTTCTTGATGATGAAGGTCAACCGTTTGTTACATTTTCATCGTTTTGGGATCGATGTCTTAGAATGCCATATGATCCCCAGCCCCCACAACTTCCACCAAAAAGAATAATTTCAG GTGACTTATCTAGATGCCCTTCAGACACGATAATTTTCGAAAACGACTCTGAAAGAGGAAGCAACGCCCTTTTAGCGCGGGCCTGGTCACCAGGATGGAGCAATGCCAACAAGGCGCTAACAACGTTCATTAACGGGCCACTGCTCGACTACTCCACAAACCGTAGAAAAGCTGATAGTGCCACAACATCATTTCTCTCTCCACACCTACACTTCGGTGAAGTTAGCGTGAGAAAAGTCTTTCACCAAGTCCGGACCAAACAAATTTTATGGGCCAACGAAGGGAACACAGCGGGCGAAGAAAGCGTTAATTTGTTCCTAAAGTCAATCGGGCTTCGTGAATATTCACGATATATGAGTTTTAATCACCCGTATAGTCACGAAAGGCCTCTTTTGGGCCACTTGAAGTTTTTCCCGTGGATTGTTGATGAGAACTATTTTAAGGCATGGAGACAAGGTAGAACGGGTTACCCGTTAGTTGATGCGGGTATGAGAGAACTTTGGGCCACGGGTTGGTTACATGATCGGATACGGGTCGTAGTTTCAAGTTTTTTTGTGAAAGTTTTACAGTTACCATGGAGATGGGGAATGAAATATTTTTGGGATACTTTGTTAGATGCAGATCTTGAAAGTGATGCGCTCGGTTGGCAGTATATATCGGGTACTTTACCTGATAGCCGTGAGTTTGACCGAATCGATAATCCTCAG ATAGAGGGATATAGTTTCGACCCGAATGGTGAATACGTAAGAAGATGGCTTCCTGAGCTTGCTAGACTACCAACTGAATGGATACACCACCCATGGGATGCACCTGAATACGTACTTCAAGCCGCTGGAATCGAACTCGGGTCCAATTACCCTCTCCCAATCGTAACGATCAATGCAGCAAAATCCCGATTACAAGAAGCACTAACTCATATGTGGCAACACGAAGCCAATACTCGAGCCGTTCTCGAAAACGGGACTGAAGAAGGGCTTGGTGATTCTCTTGAAGACACCCTGATTGCTTTCCCGCAAGATATGCAAATGGAATTGGATCAGGAAACGGTAAGAAACCGTACAACCACCCCAATCCGTCACTATGAAGACCAAATGGTTCCAAGTTTGACCTCTTCGTTGTTACGAGTAGAAGAAGATGAAGACGAATCGTCTTCAGATGATAGAAATTTAGCACACGATAATAGTAGAGCCGAAGTACCTACTGATGCTATGAATCGGGAATTGTTACGAGAACCAATTCAGCGAGAATTAGGTCAAGATTTTGGTGCGCAGTCGATTTTGCCCCAATTTAATATGCAAATTGcgctgagaaatagtgaagattCTCCGGCGGAATCTTCTAGTGCTACGACTTCTAGAAGGGAACGTGACGGTGGTGTGGTGCCTGTGTGGTCACCGGCAAATTCTAGTAATTCTGAGTCGTTTGTTGGTGAAGATAATTCCTATTTGCAAAGGCATCCACAGCTCAACTGGAGGCAACTCTCCCAAACTGG GTAA
- the LOC110940921 gene encoding cryptochrome-1 isoform X1, which produces MTSVVWFRRDLRVEDNPALAAGVRSGKVIAVYVWAPEEEGHYYPGRVSRWWLKQSLSLLDSSLQNLGTSLITKRSTDSVLSLLDVVKSTGATHLFFNHLYDPFSLVRDHRAKEILTENGIVVRSFNADLLYEPWEVLDDEGQPFVTFSSFWDRCLRMPYDPQPPQLPPKRIISGDLSRCPSDTIIFENDSERGSNALLARAWSPGWSNANKALTTFINGPLLDYSTNRRKADSATTSFLSPHLHFGEVSVRKVFHQVRTKQILWANEGNTAGEESVNLFLKSIGLREYSRYMSFNHPYSHERPLLGHLKFFPWIVDENYFKAWRQGRTGYPLVDAGMRELWATGWLHDRIRVVVSSFFVKVLQLPWRWGMKYFWDTLLDADLESDALGWQYISGTLPDSREFDRIDNPQIEGYSFDPNGEYVRRWLPELARLPTEWIHHPWDAPEYVLQAAGIELGSNYPLPIVTINAAKSRLQEALTHMWQHEANTRAVLENGTEEGLGDSLEDTLIAFPQDMQMELDQETVRNRTTTPIRHYEDQMVPSLTSSLLRVEEDEDESSSDDRNLAHDNSRAEVPTDAMNRELLREPIQRELGQDFGAQSILPQFNMQIALRNSEDSPAESSSATTSRRERDGGVVPVWSPANSSNSESFVGEDNSYLQRHPQLNWRQLSQTG; this is translated from the exons ATGACAAGTGTAGTGTGGTTTAGAAGAGATTTGAGGGTAGAAGATAATCCTGCTTTAGCTGCTGGTGTAAGATCAGGTAAAGTGATAGCAGTATACGTATGGGCACCTGAAGAAGAAGGTCATTATTACCCTGGAAGGGTATCAAGATGGTGGTTAAAACAAAGTTTATCTTTGCTTGATTCTTCCTTGCAGAATCTTGGAACAAGTTTGATCACTAAAAGATCTACTGACAGTGTTTTATCTCTTCTTGATGTCGTCAAGTCCACCGGTGCTACTCACCTCTTTTTTAATCACTTATAtg ATCCTTTTTCTCTCGTTAGGGATCACCGAGCAAAGGAGATTTTAACTGAAAATGGGATAGTTGTACGCTCGTTTAACGCAGATTTGTTATATGAACCGTGGGAAGTTCTTGATGATGAAGGTCAACCGTTTGTTACATTTTCATCGTTTTGGGATCGATGTCTTAGAATGCCATATGATCCCCAGCCCCCACAACTTCCACCAAAAAGAATAATTTCAG GTGACTTATCTAGATGCCCTTCAGACACGATAATTTTCGAAAACGACTCTGAAAGAGGAAGCAACGCCCTTTTAGCGCGGGCCTGGTCACCAGGATGGAGCAATGCCAACAAGGCGCTAACAACGTTCATTAACGGGCCACTGCTCGACTACTCCACAAACCGTAGAAAAGCTGATAGTGCCACAACATCATTTCTCTCTCCACACCTACACTTCGGTGAAGTTAGCGTGAGAAAAGTCTTTCACCAAGTCCGGACCAAACAAATTTTATGGGCCAACGAAGGGAACACAGCGGGCGAAGAAAGCGTTAATTTGTTCCTAAAGTCAATCGGGCTTCGTGAATATTCACGATATATGAGTTTTAATCACCCGTATAGTCACGAAAGGCCTCTTTTGGGCCACTTGAAGTTTTTCCCGTGGATTGTTGATGAGAACTATTTTAAGGCATGGAGACAAGGTAGAACGGGTTACCCGTTAGTTGATGCGGGTATGAGAGAACTTTGGGCCACGGGTTGGTTACATGATCGGATACGGGTCGTAGTTTCAAGTTTTTTTGTGAAAGTTTTACAGTTACCATGGAGATGGGGAATGAAATATTTTTGGGATACTTTGTTAGATGCAGATCTTGAAAGTGATGCGCTCGGTTGGCAGTATATATCGGGTACTTTACCTGATAGCCGTGAGTTTGACCGAATCGATAATCCTCAG ATAGAGGGATATAGTTTCGACCCGAATGGTGAATACGTAAGAAGATGGCTTCCTGAGCTTGCTAGACTACCAACTGAATGGATACACCACCCATGGGATGCACCTGAATACGTACTTCAAGCCGCTGGAATCGAACTCGGGTCCAATTACCCTCTCCCAATCGTAACGATCAATGCAGCAAAATCCCGATTACAAGAAGCACTAACTCATATGTGGCAACACGAAGCCAATACTCGAGCCGTTCTCGAAAACGGGACTGAAGAAGGGCTTGGTGATTCTCTTGAAGACACCCTGATTGCTTTCCCGCAAGATATGCAAATGGAATTGGATCAGGAAACGGTAAGAAACCGTACAACCACCCCAATCCGTCACTATGAAGACCAAATGGTTCCAAGTTTGACCTCTTCGTTGTTACGAGTAGAAGAAGATGAAGACGAATCGTCTTCAGATGATAGAAATTTAGCACACGATAATAGTAGAGCCGAAGTACCTACTGATGCTATGAATCGGGAATTGTTACGAGAACCAATTCAGCGAGAATTAGGTCAAGATTTTGGTGCGCAGTCGATTTTGCCCCAATTTAATATGCAAATTGcgctgagaaatagtgaagattCTCCGGCGGAATCTTCTAGTGCTACGACTTCTAGAAGGGAACGTGACGGTGGTGTGGTGCCTGTGTGGTCACCGGCAAATTCTAGTAATTCTGAGTCGTTTGTTGGTGAAGATAATTCCTATTTGCAAAGGCATCCACAGCTCAACTGGAGGCAACTCTCCCAAACTGG GTAA